In Mauremys reevesii isolate NIE-2019 linkage group 8, ASM1616193v1, whole genome shotgun sequence, a single genomic region encodes these proteins:
- the PDC gene encoding phosducin has protein sequence MEEQKSASLEQDFEGQATHTGPKGVINDWRKFKLESEDRDSLPLSKKEILRQMSSPHRSLSKDDKDTRERFSRKMSMQEYELIHEEQEDESCLRKYRKRCMQDMHQRLSFGPRYGYLYELQNGEQFLEVIEKERKTVMVIVHIYEDGIKGCEALNNSLTCLAAEYSTMRFCKIKASNTGAGDRFSTDVLPTLLVYKGGELLSNFISVTEHFSEEFFAVDVESFLHEYGLLPEKEIPALGNGNTDDQDIE, from the exons ATGGAAGAGCAAAAAAGTGCCAGTTTGGAACAAGATTTTGAAGGGCAGGCTACTCATACAG GGCCCAAAGGCGTGATCAATGACTGGAGAAAGTTTAAATTAGAAAGTGAAGACAGAGATTCCCTCCCTTTGAGCAAGAAAGAGATCCTCAGACAAATGTCTTCGCCACACAGATCTCTCAGTAAAGATGATAAAGACACCAGAGAGAGATTCAGTCGTAAG ATGAGTATGCAGGAGTATGAGCTCATCCATGAGGAGCAAGAGGATGAAAGTTGCCTACGAAAATACCGCAAACGCTGCATGCAGGATATGCATCAGAGGCTGAGCTTTGGGCCCAGATATGGCTATCTGTATGAGCTGCAGAATGGAGAACAGTTCCTGGAAGTCATTGAAAAAGAGCGAAAAACTGTCATGGTCATTGTTCACATTTATGAAGATGGCATCAAGGGCTGCGAGGCACTAAACAATAGCTTAACTTGCCTTGCTGCAGAATACTCCACAATGAGATTTTGTAAGATAAAGGCATCTAACACAGGTGCTGGAGACCGCTTTTCAACTGATGTGCTCCCAACCCTGCTTGTCTACAAGGGTGGGGAGCTTTTGAGCAATTTTATTAGTGTTACTGAACACTTCAGTGAGGAATTTTTTGCTGTGGATGTGGAATCTTTCCTACATGAGTATGGGCTGCTACCCGAAAAAGAGATTCCAGCACTTGGAAATGGCAATACAGATGATCAAGATATTGAATAA